Proteins from a genomic interval of Oncorhynchus nerka isolate Pitt River linkage group LG13, Oner_Uvic_2.0, whole genome shotgun sequence:
- the LOC135574583 gene encoding uncharacterized protein DDB_G0271670-like — SSSSSSSSSSSISSSDDGSSSSSSSISSSDDGSSSSSSSISSSDDGSSSSSSSDDGSSSSSDGSSSSSDDGSSDSSSDDGSSSSSSDDGSSSSSSSSSSDDGSSSNSSSDDGSSDSSNDDGSSSSSSDDGSSSSSSSSSSSSDDGSSSSDDGSSNDDDGSSSSSSSSSSDNGSSSDDGSSSSSDNGSSSDDRSSSSSSSDNGSSSNDDGS, encoded by the exons agtagtagta gtagtagcagtagtagtagtagtattagtagtagtgatgatggtagtagtagtagtagtagtagtattagtagtagtgatgatggtagtagtagtagtagtagtagtattagtagtagtgatgatggtagtagtagtagtagtagtagtgatgatggcagtagtagtagtagtgatggcagtagtagtagtagtgatgatggtagtagtgatagtagtagtgatgatggcagtagtagtagtagtagtgatgatggcagtagtagtagtagtagtagtagtagtagtgatgatggcagtagtagtaatagtagtagtgatgatggtagtagtgatagtagtaatgatgatggtagtagtagtagtagtagtgatgatggcagtagtagtagtagtagtagtagtagtagtagtagtgatgatggtagtagtagtagtgatgatggtagtagtaatgatgatgatggtagtagtagtagtagtagtagtagtagtagtgataatggtagtagtagtgatgatggcagtagtagtagtagtgataatggtagtagtagtgatgatcgtagtagtagtagtagtagtagtgataatggtagtagtagtaatgatgatggtagt
- the LOC135574582 gene encoding uncharacterized protein DDB_G0271670-like — SSSSSISSSDDGSSSSSSSDDGSSSSSDGSSSSSDDGSSDSSSDDGSSSSSSDDGSSSSSSSSSSDDGSSSNSSSDDGSSDSSNDEGSSSSSSSISSSDDGSSSSSISSSDDGSSSSDDGSSDSSSDDGSSSSSDDGSSSSNDDGSSDDGSSSSDDGSSDSSNDDGSSDSSSDDGSSSSSDDGSSSSSDDGSSSISNDDGSSDSSSDDGSSSS, encoded by the coding sequence agtagtagtagtagtattagtagtagtgatgatggtagtagtagtagtagtagtagtgatgatggcagtagtagtagtagtgatggcagtagtagtagtagtgatgatggtagtagtgatagtagtagtgatgatggcagtagtagtagtagtagtgatgatggcagtagtagtagtagtagtagtagtagtagtgatgatggcagtagtagtaatagtagtagtgatgatggtagtagtgatagtagtaatgatgaaggtagtagcagtagtagtagtagtattagtagtagtgatgatggtagtagtagtagtagtattagtagtagtgatgatggtagtagtagtagtgatgatggtagtagtgatagtagtagtgatgatggtagtagtagtagtagtgatgatggtagtagtagtagtaatgatgatggtagtagtgatgatggtagtagtagtagtgatgatggtagtagtgatagtagtaatgatgatggtagtagtgatagtagtagtgatgatggtagtagtagtagtagtgatgatggtagtagtagtagtagtgatgatggtagtagtagtattagtaatgatgatggtagtagtgatagtagtagtgatgatggtagtagtagtagt
- the LOC135574584 gene encoding uncharacterized protein DDB_G0271670-like, with product GSSSSSDGSSSSSDDGSSDSSSDDGSSSSSSDDGSSSSSSSSSDDGSSSNSSSDDGSSDSSNDDGSSSSSSDDGSSSSSSSSDDGSSSSDDGSSNDDDGSSSSSSSSSSSSSSSSDNGSSSDDGSSSSSSSSSDNGSSSDDGSSSSSSSDDGSSSSSSSSDDGSSSSNDDGSSDSSNDDGSSSSSSNDDGSSDSSNDDGSSSSSSSSSDDGSSS from the coding sequence ggcagtagtagtagtagtgatggcagtagtagtagtagtgatgatggtagtagtgatagtagtagtgatgatggcagtagtagtagtagtagtgatgatggcagtagtagtagtagtagtagtagtagtgatgatggcagtagtagtaatagtagtagtgatgatggtagtagtgatagtagtaatgatgatggtagtagtagtagtagtagtgatgatggcagtagtagtagtagtagtagtagtgatgatggtagtagtagtagtgatgatggtagtagtaatgatgatgatggtagtagtagtagtagtagtagtagtagtagtagtagtagtagtagtagtgataatggtagtagtagtgatgatggcagtagtagtagtagtagtagtagtagtgataatggtagtagtagtgatgatggtagtagtagtagtagtagtagtgatgatggtagtagtagtagtagtagtagtagtgatgatggtagtagtagtagtaatgatgatggtagtagtgatagtagtaatgatgatggtagtagtagtagtagtagtaatgatgatggtagtagtgatagtagtaatgatgatggtagtagtagtagtagtagtagtagtagtgatgatggtagtagtagt